A genomic window from Chaetodon trifascialis isolate fChaTrf1 chromosome 22, fChaTrf1.hap1, whole genome shotgun sequence includes:
- the ptn gene encoding pleiotrophin yields MQHTQKKKKKTTQLSYAQPTKRNSIGEAGQRGRGADEKSLEKLLQALIYNYQTSKTTMNGQKQWTRVAVMALLVLTVMAAEGGKAEKQGKKERKSDCGEWQWSVCVANEGDCGLGTREGTRTGTDCKQTIKTQRCKIPCNWKKKFGGECKYDFQAWGECDLATGKKNRTGVLKRALMDATCAATVTATKPCGKIPKTKLQDAKKQKKEGKKRERTQMD; encoded by the exons atgcaacacacacaaaaaaagaaaaaaaaaactacacagCTATCGTATGCTCAGCCCACAAAGAGAAATAGTATTGGAGAGGCAGGGCAGCGGGGCAGAGGTGCAGATGAAAAGAGTCTAGAGAAACTTCTTCAAGCTCTGATATACAACTACCAGACCTCCAAAACAAC AATGAATGGACAGAAGCAGTGGACACGGGTGGCTGTAATGGCGCTCCTGGTCTTAACGGTGATGGCAGCTGAAGGAGGCAAAGCAGAGAAACAAG GAAAGAAGGAGCGCAAGTCAGACTGTGGGGAGTGGCAGTGGAGCGTTTGTGTAGCCAACGAAGGGGACTGTGGACTCGGCACCAGGGAGGGAACGCGCACCGGCACCGACTGCAAGCAGACCATCAAGACCCAGCGCTGCAAGATCCCCTGCAACTGGAAGAAGAAGTTCGGAG GGGAATGCAAGTATGACTTCCAGGCTTGGGGGGAATGCGACCTGGCGACGGGCAAGAAGAACAGGACGGGCGTGCTGAAGCGAGCGCTTATGGATGCGACCTGCGCTGCCACTGTCACAGCCACCAAGCCCTGCGGGAAAATCCCCAAGACCAAGCTGCAAG